The Pseudogulbenkiania sp. MAI-1 sequence AGCGGCGTTCGAGCACTTCGGTGGACGGGTGCAGACTCTGCTGATCGATAACGCCAAGGCCCTCGTGGTCGAGCACGACATGCAGACCCGGCAGGTCCGCTTCAACAGCCGCTTCGAGGCGTTCTGCCGGCATTGGGATGTGCGCGTGAAGGCCTGCGCGCCGTTCCGTGCGCGCACCAAGGGCAAGACCGAGAACGGCGTTGGCTATGTGAAGAAGAATGCTATCGCCGGTTACACATTCGAGAGCTGGGCCGCATTGGAGGCTCACTTGACCCGCTGGCAGCGGGAGGTGGCCGATACCCGCATCCACGGGACGACCGGCATGGCGCCCAAGGAGCGGTTCGACGGCGAACGTCCGCATCTGCGTCCTGTTGCCGGCATAGTGCCGTTCCTGCAAGTGCGGGAGCTGATCCGTCGCGTCAATGCCGAAGGCTGTGTCGAGCTCGATACTAATGCCTACAGCGTGCCCTGGCGGCTGATCGGCGAGATGGTCACGGTCGCTGTACGAGCAGGCACGGTGACGGTCCATTACGCCGGCCAGGAAGTAGCGCATCACGCCGAGTTGGCCGGCAGTCGCGGACGGCAAATTGACCGCGCCCATCTGCTTGGGGTCGTGCCGCCGCTATCCGAGCCGGTCCCGCCACACGGCGGCGCTTTGCTGCGCCCGCTGGCAGAGTATGAGGAATTGGTCGGAGGGGGCTGGTGATGATCGAACCCGACCGACTGGAAGAACTGTTGACCCGGCTGCACTTGACGGCGATCCGGGATCAGCTGGATAGCCTGCTGGACGAAGCGAGCCGTGCCCAAATGACACTGCGCGAAGCGCTGCTGTTCCTGGCCGAGCGAGAGGTGGCCCGGCGCGATACGCGACGCATCCAGATGGGGATGAAGCTGGCTCGATTCCCCTGTGTACGCACGCTGGAGGGCTTCGACTTCGATGCGCAGCCGTCGATTGATCCCGGCCAGGTCCGGGATTTGGCCACCGGGCGCTGGATTGGCCACGGTCAAGCGTTGTTGCTGCTGGGACCGCCCGGAGTCGGCAAGACGCATTTGGCGGTAGCACTCGGGCGTGAGGCGGTAGAGCGGGGTTACACGGTGCTGTTCAGTTCTGCTGCGTCTCTGATGGCTGACTGACGAAGGCGCATGCCGATGGGCGCTTGGAGGAGAAGCTGTTGCAGCTATCGAAACCCAAGCTGCTGATCGTCGATGAATTGGGCTACCTGCCGCTGGAACCGGCGGCAGCGCACCTGTTCTTCCAGCTGGTCTCGCGGCGCTATGAGCGGGCAAGCCTACTGATCACCAGCAACCGCCCGGTGGGGGAATGGGGCCAAGTGTTTGGTGACGCAGTGGCGGCAACGGCCATCCTGGATCGGCTGCTGCATCACAGCCAGGTGGTCACGATCCGGGGAGATAGTTACCGGCTACGCGACAAACGACGGAGCGGCCTGCTGCAGAAGGCGACGGCCGAACCGATTACATCAACTAGTTGATTAACCCTGGGGGTCAATTCCAGATGTCGCCAGGGGGTCAAATCCTCGTGTCGCTTGACACCCTGTCTGGTATTCGCCGTCAGGGCGATGATGGGAATAGGCCGGGCTCCTTGTTCCATACGCCGGATTGTCGCGGTAAGTTGATAACCATCCATTTCCGGCATGTGCAAATCGGTCAAGAGCAGCGCATAGTCACCACTTTGCCAACGCTCCAATGCGGCACGCCCATTGCCGGCGACATCGGCGGTATAGCCGAGCAAGGCGAGCTGATGCAGGATCACTTTCTGGTTGGTCTCGTTATCCTCGGCGACCAGGATCAAGCGCCCATGCCGGCGCGCCTCCTCCCTGGACGCCAACCTCGGCGCCACCTTGGGCTGGACGAAAGAAGAAGGCGCAGACACATCCTGCCCGCCTCGTCCGGCGGCCAGCGCCACCGCGCTCAAAAAGGTTCGGCGGGTGAGCACGTTGCCGTCCACGGTAACCAGATCGGCGGCCTCAGCCCGTGGACGCCGTCTCCGGCCACGTTCGATGACAACGAAACGGACATCGAGCCCCGGCTTGGTGCCGCCGCTCGCGCGCAACCGGTCAAGCGCTAGTGGTTCGTTCCCGGCATCGATGACCCAGATCGATGGACCGGACGTCCACGCTTCGAATGCCAGCTTTGAACTGGGAAGGTCAGGCGCGCACGTGACAATGGCACCGGCCGATTCCAGATAGACAGCCAGATCACCGGCCAACCCCTCGCCCCCACCGATGACGAGACAGGGCAAACCAATGAAGCATTCGTCCTCGTTCTTGTCTTTGGATTCATCCTGGCCAAGCGCAAAAGGAAGGCGCACAGTAAACAGCGAACCCTTGTCGACTTCGCTTTCGACCGCTATCTGCCCGCCCATCAACTGAACCAGCTGATAGCAGATGGCCAATCCAAGCCCCGTACCGCCGAAGCGCCGGGTGGTGGAAGCATCGGCTTGAGAGAAGGCGTGGAAGAGACGCGCCTGGGCTGTTTCATCCATGCCGATGCCGTTGTCGGCGACGCGAATTTCCACCTCCACCTGATCGCGGCCGCTTGCTACCAGCACTGCCCGGACCGACACCTTTCCGGCCCTCTCCAGGCCCGTCGAGAACTTGATCGCATTATTGGCCAAATTGATCAGCACTTGGCGCAGGCGAAGAGGGTCACCCAGAACATGTTCCGGCAGTCCCGGATCGGTAAACAGGGTCAGCTCGATGCCGGCTTTGTCTGCGAGGTGATCAAGCAAGGAACAGACATCGTCCACCACGTTGGCAATGGTCATGGGAACGGTCTCGAGTTCCAGCTTGCCTGCCTCGATCTTGGAAAAATCGAGGATGTCTTCGATGATGCCGAGCAGGGAAAATGCCGAGTCGCGGATGAGCTCGACCATCTCCTGCTGCTGCCCCTTCAGGTTGGTCTGCTGCAAGACATCTATCATCCCGATCACGCCATTCATGGGAGTTCGGATCTCGTGGCTCATCATGGCCAGGAAAGCGGACTTGGCCTGATTGGCCTGCTCGGCCTCTTGGCGCGCGCGCTCCAGGTCCGCAGTGCGGCTGGTAACCTTGCCTTCCAATTCCTCGTTGAGCCGGCGAAGTTTTACTTCGTCATCCTTCCGCTGCGTAATATCCCGCGATAAAACGATGAAGCATCTTGGCGCCCCCGCTGCCACCTCTTTGCGAGCAACCGACAGCTCAAACCAGCGGTGCCCCCGAGGCAGCGACAACTGGATTTCGCGGCCCTGTGACAACCCCTTGGCGCCGGCTTCCTGCAAGGCGACCAATACCTCCTGCGCCGCATCCGGAGGCAACACATCGAAAACCGAACGCCCTAAAAATCTCGCCTGTGCGGCGCTCAGTAGCTCTTTCTTGCCGGCCCATACACTTTGGCACACCCCATTCTCATCCAGTACGACGAGCAAGTCGGGGATGGCCATCAAGGTCGCTTTCAACTGGCGCGCCAGATTGTGACTGGCCTGTTCTGCCTGCTTGCGCGAAGTGATGTCTTCATGTGCCAGCACGACACGGACCGGCCCATCCCCCGGAAAACGCGTGATCCAGCACTGGAACCACAATGGCTGCGATGATGTATGACAGACATATTCGAAACAGCTCTCCATGCGCGCACAGGAGATGACATCCCGGATAAGCGCTGCGATGGAGGAGCCCTCGGCTCCTGCCTGCTCGCAAGCCGTGAAATAGTTCTCTCCTTCGCCAACCCGAATGGCGTTTGTACCTTTTTGTGCGGCAAACACTCGCCAAGCCCGGTTAGTGGCGAGCACGCACCCATCACCGTCTATCACGGCGATATGAGCAGAGAGGGCATCCAGGACAGCCCCTCTGAAGTGCTCGCTCTCACTTAATGCCGCCGTGCGCAGGGCCACCATGGCTTCAAGATGCGTGTTCAGCTCTTTCAACTGATCCTGGCTGGCCTGCAAGGCGATCTCCGCCAACTTCCTGTCATGGATGTCTGCGTATATGCCGGACATGTTGAGAGGCCGGCCATCCTCGTCTCGCACCGTGACACTGCCGTGATCCAGAATCCAGCGCCATTCGCCGGATTTGGTTCGCATCCGATATTCGGCCGAGTAACTGTCGACTCGCCCAGCCAAGTAATCGCTCAATTGCGCTTCTACACGCTCCCGATCTTCTGGATGAACCATTTGAAGCCACTCATCATAGCGGCCTGTCAGTTCACCCGGCTCGTAGCCCAGCATCGTATACCGGCGATCGCTGTAAACGCTCATGTTCGTGCGCAGATCCCAGTCCCAATAGCCTTGCTGACTGGCCTCCATCACCCTCTGCAGCAAGGCCTCGTTGGCACGCAACTGTGCGCGGCCTTCGTTGACCTTCCGGGCAATGCGCACGTTCTGTCCAGCGGCCACCAATACAAAGGTCAGCACGAACAGCGTGACAAACACGCTACCTGCCAAGTACAGCATCGCCGGCACCGACTGTCCCAGCCGCCATGGGGCGAGGGACCACACTTCGAGCAGCAGGTACCGTCCACCCAGGCCACTGATGATGCTGGTCCTGTTCGCCGGCATGGCTCGCAAGGCAGGCGGTCTATTGTCGAACAGAGGGAGTGACGTACTTGAGCCTTCGAGATGGGACAATCGATACGCCACTGCCCCGCGAGCCGCATGCTCGTCCAGGCCCGCGAAAATTTCCTTAAAATAGAAAACACCGACGACAAATCCCTTGAGGGCTGCACGCCTGGCTTCTACCCCAGCCGTCCGGGCATCGAATCCCTGCCGGTAGATCGGCACGAACAACCGCCAGTCGTCTTGCCGACCCACGTCCTTTGAGTCATAAAACGCTTCACGGTCGGCCAGCGTTATCGTAGCCCCGTCCATCGCGCGCTTCATTGCTGCCAGGCTACTAGCTTCCACCCCGACATCCAGTCCAAAGGCTTCCGACCTGCCCGATGACGTGGCAATAAACAGGAAAGGGAAATACTCGCTGCGCTCTCCGGCCGGCTGCAAGCGCCCATAGCGATCCCGCTGCCTGAAAACGAAATCGTCAAGGCCGGCGCTTCGTGCTTCTTTTTCCACGGTTAGCCGGTTTGCCTGCGGCACCCTCGGCACCCACACCAGGGCATGAAGTCCATCAAACAGGTTCAGGGACCGTCGGCTAAACCGCTCGAACTCCTCCCGGCTTACTTCTCCCCTGGTATTGAACAGGTCACTCATGGCCAGGACCGGCTGCAGCTGTTGTGCAGTGCGAGCCGTCAAATAATCACGTGCGTCCTCGCTCGTGGCGCTGAGCAGCGCATTCCACGTTGCACGTTCGGCGTGCCCGAGCCAGACATAACCGGCCAATGCCAGCGCGCAAGTGACAAAGGGTGGCACGGCAAGCTGCAGCATGCTGCTACGCCATTGCTGGCGAACCTCAGGCAATAGCGGCAAGAAGAGTGGGAAGACGAGGAGTACGCCGAGGCTATCGCCCGCCCACCAGGTGCCCCAGGTTGCCAGCAGGGCCTCGGATGGCAGTTGCGCAAACCTATGCAAGGCCGCTATGCCAATCGTGGCAGATATCAGGCAAGCCAACGGTCCACCCAGGAGCAAACTGAAGAGCACATTGCGCTCCTCTTGCTGCGGTTCAGCGTAATTGGCTACCGGCCGCAGCCATCGAGCCCCGACAACAGCCTGTAGTGCTGCCCCCGTGGCCAATGCTGCCGACAAAGCCATCACGGACAGAGAGGTGCTACTTCCTTGTAGGAGACCTCTGCTAAGCTGGTCTGAAACGAAAGCCCCCAGCCACACCGCCGGCCAGCAGCGACCTCCCCATGCCAGCAGCCCGCACAGGGCCACACCTGCGGCTGGCCATAGCGGTGTGGCATAAGAAGTTGGAGCCAGATACAGGCTGAGCTGCGCGCTGCCGAGATAGGCCAACGCCAACAACGACAATTGCAACCAGCGCGAGAGAGGCTGCGTCACCGGACCTGGTAGCGCCGATGAGTCGTCTTGGTTCTCACGAACCTTGAAATGCAAGGATGAAGTCATAGCAGACTCGAGAAATGAACCCTTTGTTCTTATGTCAATGTAAACCACACAACATGAAGTGGCTGGGTTGTTCCTGCCAGGCGAACGAGTCTCAAGCGCCCTTCAAGCATCTATCGGCAGTCCTTCGGCGTGTTCCTGACAAAAGAAGCAAAAGCATGCCGGGCACAGTCACAAGGCCAACAGATAAATGCGTTTGTCATTATTTTTTGCCATGTTCAACAGATTAATCATGCAACATCGTGCAGCAATCCCCCGATCGCCACGCTCATTGCAGCTACCATCGTGAGCATGGCCTGGCTGGAATATTCTTTTAAAATTTGACCGGAGCCAGTATCCCGCAGCCTGACAACGACTTGATTCGGATAGCGCTGCACTTCGAATACCAGGTCGACCGAATGCCTTCTCAACAAATCGTTGGCCAATGAGATGGAAGCATCGAGATGTCCTTCGGTGACCACCGTTTCGGGTGACACCAGCTCGTTGCCCCCCCCAGCGTGATGCTCCATCGAAGAAGTTGTCATGGCCATGCGGTCACTTGTTTTGAGTGCCATGACGGACAATGATGCGGCGGCTAGCAGAGTAGGCGAGTTGATTGTCAGTGCTTCCATTGCCGATCCTTCATTACCGGTCACTGAGTCGCCTCACATGCACATCAAGTGACAGGATCAGTAGACTTGCAAACCATTCGGCCGACCAAACGTTGTCCGCATCGGGGATGCTTCAACATCGTCCTCCGCGGCGATCTATGCTCAGAACCCGGCATCGCATGCCATTTGGGCAAACCATGGAAAAGCATAAGTTGTAATGCCGGTAAAGAAAATTCGTTAATTCCCATAGATGACTAAGTAAAATTACTTATCTGAGGATAACGACGACAAGAAACCTCATTGATTTCGTTGCATTTGAGTAGACTGATGAATAAGAATTCGATGTTCTACAGCACATCTCCACTTAAGACACCCAGGGATGCAAGCAAAAGGAGGAATAATGCAATATGGACAGACTGTCTTTGTCGTCGATGACGATGATTTTTTCAGAAATGCCTTACAAAGAATCTTCCGCTCGGCCGGCTTCCAGGTAGAGACTTTTGCCAGTGCCGAGCTCTTTCTGGAGGGCTACAAGCCCTGCGAGGAATCCTGTCTCATCCTCGACTTACGCATGCCTGAGGTGGGCGGCCTCGAATTGCTGAAGTGCTTGCAGCAGCGGCAAATCGATCTGCCAGTCATCGTCTATACTGGCAACGCAGATGTTCAAGTGGCTGTTCGCGCCATGCAGGAAGGGGCTTTCACCCTCATAGAGAAGCCGTTGAGCAGCGAACTTCTGATCGAGCAAGCCCGTGCAGCTATCACCAGCTCCCGTTTCAAACGTGCACGCCAAGCCAAGGTAGCCAAGGCGCGGGAAAGCCTTGCTTTGCTTACTGAGCGCGAAACACAAGTGGCAAAATGTCTCGCTGAAGGGCTTTCAGCAGCGGAAACGGCAAGCTGTCTGGGGATCAGCGCACGAACAGTAGAAGTCCACCGGGCCAATCTTTTTCGCAAACTACAGATAAAGTCCAGCGCTGTTCTCGCCCAACTGGTACTTTTAGCAGAACAGAACGACATCGCTGCAGACAACTTTGTTGATAAAGCAAGCCATCTAAACAAGCTGTTGAAATAAAGCGTATTTCTATCCCGCCCCCGGGAGCTGGCCAAGGCCCCTGCCTCTGTCCAAAACGGCGCGGGAATAGGCCCGCGCTGTTTTGGGGCGTGTCCGAATTTTTGTGTAAACGGGTCTTCGTTTAACTTAAGGACGGTTCGTTCTTCGAACTCAATAAAGAGGATCAGGCATGGTTACCGGCTGGCGCTCGGTGGCATTTACCGCTGCCTGTGCTGCCGCCTGGTCGCGCATCAACTGCCGGATGAGGGGTTGCTGCTTATCGCTGTGCCCCCACTGGTCGAAATACACCAACTCTTCAATGGGCAGACGTGGCAGCCAACCCGCGGCCTCGAGTTCCGGCTTGCTGTAGAAGTGGCTGACATAGCCGACGCAAAGATAAGCAATCGGGGTGATGCCCTTGGGAATGCCGAGAGCCGCCTGCAATGCAGCCTGGTTGAAAATGCTCACCCACCCCACGCCCAATCCCTCGGCGCGCGCCGCCAGCCAGAGGTTCTGCACGGCGCAGACGCTGCTGTAGAGATCCATGGTCATCATGTGTGTGCGGCCCACCACTACCGGGCCGGTGCGCTTGCGGTCGCAGGTGATGCAGATGCCGACGGGCGACTCCAGGATGCCTTCGAGCTTGAGCTTCTTGTAGGTGGCTCGCTTGTCATCTTCGAACATCTCCGCCGCTTCGGCGTGAGCTTCGGCAAAGGCGGCGTGCACCCTGCGCTTGACCTCATCCGACCGCACCACCAGAAAATTCCACGGTTGCATGAATCCGACGGAAGGCGCGTAGTGTGCCGCGGTGATGATACGGCTCAACACTTCGTCCGGCACGGCCTTGGGCAGAAACTGGCCACGCACGTCGCGGCGCGAAAAGATGGTTTGATAGACGGCTGCACGATCATCGGCAGTGAAGGCGTGAATGTCCTGACTGGCTTGTTCCATTTTCATAGCAATTCCCCTTGCGTGAAAAGATGGCGCCTTGCCTGGCCTTGCAATGCGCGAATTTTTCAGGCCGGTCTTCTGACTCGGATTCAACTGCTGCCAGCGCCTTCCCGGCGTTCACCAGTGGCTTGTTGCTGGAGCATCCTCCATACAGCGTTGGGCACGTGGCGGCATTGCACCGCCTTCCCGATTCTCCCCGCGCCTTGCGGCGCCGGGCACCTGAAAGCGCCGATGATCAGCGAGAGCTGATGGCATTGTCAAAATTAAGTTACCGCACCGCAGCCTTGACCCATTTCCCAACGCCATTGCCTCAAGCGCCAGCCGCTCCCCTCGATGGCCAGCGCCCCGATATAGCCCGGAGCTGGCAATAGCGTATAGAGCGACCAAGGCCTTGCCGGCGCGCTATCGTCCGAAGCGATATAAAGCTCGGCAGGAGGCTGCGCCGGATCGGTCGTCAACGGCACGGAAAAACCATCCAACGGCTGGGTGAGGCCGTCGCCGCAGGCTTTCAGGCAAGCCTCCTTCTTTGTCCAGCACGCGAGAAAGGCGTCGGCGTAAAGCGGATCCGGGAGCCCACTCAATTGGTCGACTTCAGCCGCCGAGAAGAAGAGTTGTGCGATGTCCGCGTAATCGGATTGCGCCCGGAGGTATTCGACATCGACGCCGATGTTGGCGCCGGCGGCGATGGCGATCAGGGCAAGGCCGGCCGAGTGGGAGAGATTGAAGGTAAGCCGGCCGCCCCACTCCGGCCCGAGGTCGGGCTTGCCGCAGGCGTTGTACACATAGCCGATTCGGTCAGGCGGGACCTGAAGATAGCGTCCCAGGAGTTCACGCAGCACGCCATGCGCGGCAACAAAACGCCGTTGATCGCGCGGGAAGCGAAAACGTGCGCTTCGCTTGCGCTCCTCGACAGAGAGCGTCGCGTAGAGGTGCGCCGACGTTCCGGGCGGAACATCCAGGTCGGCGCACCAGACATGCACTTCGTGGGGCGGTGGGGGAAACATTCCGGACTCCGGCGTCGGGCCGCCGCCCGCTACAGCCGCTCCAGCAGGATCTGGGCGATCTCCATGCCGATGCGAGCCTGGGCTTCCTGTGTCGAGCCCCCCACGTGGGGCGTGCAGACGACACGGGGATGACGGGTGAGCCGCATGTCGGTGGGCGGCTCCTCGGCGAAGACGTCGAGGGCGGCCCCGCGGACCTTGCCCGATTCGAGGGCGTCGAGGAGCGCCTCCTCGTCCACCACGCCGCCGCGCGCGCAATTGATCAGCAGCACGCCGTCCTTCATCAGCGCGATTTCCTCCCAGCCGATCGCTGCGCGACCGTCCGCACTTGGCGGGGTGTGAATCGAAACGAAGTCGGCCCGGGGCAGGAGCGCCTCGAGGGAGAGCAGTTCGAGTCCCTCGAAGCAGCCCGCCGGTTCGGGGGCCTTGTCGGCGCCGACGACGGTCATGCCGAGGGCCGAGGCGCAGCGCCCCAAGGTTCCCCCGATCCGGCCCACCCCGATGATGCCGAGCGTCTTGCCCATGAGCTCGATCCCGTCGGAGAACTCCTTCTTCGACCATTTTCCCGACTTCAAGGCGGCGTCGGCCTGCGGAATGCGCCGCGCGAGGGCGAAAAGCAGGCCCATGGCCAGTTCGGCCACCGAGACGGTCGAGGCCTTGGGTGTATTGAGTACCGCGATCTTCCGGGACGCGGCAGCGGCAAGATCGATGTTGTCGGTGCCGACCCCGGCGCGGACGATCATCCGTAGCCGCCGTGCGGCCTCGATCTGCTGTGCGCCGAGCCGGGTAGCGGATCGGACGACGACGGCATCGTAATCGCCGATCTGATCCTCCAGCGCCGCAGACGAGATGCCAATCCACTCGTCCACCTGGAGCCCTCCCGCGCGCATCCGCTCGATGGCCACGGCAGGGATAGCGTCACAGACCAGGACGCGGGCCCGCTCCACCCTCGCCCCGGTGCCCGTGTCCGATCGTCCGCCCCGCCCCTCGACGGGCTCCCATATCGCCTGTTCGTCCTGCATGACGGTCTCGTATTTCCCTTCTGACATGACGAGCTCCTTTGCCTTGAGGGCGGTCAACCGCCCATCACCTCGATCGTCGGCGAGCAGTCCGCCACGTTCACCGCGTCGGCCATGCCGACCAATACCTCGCGCAGCCCCTCGAAGCTCTCACGGGCGTGCGCGGTGCGGATGTTGTCCACCAGCATCATGTCGCCGGCCTGCCACGGATCGCCAACGGTATTCGCCGTGTAGGTCTCGTTGATCAACTGCACGATGTCCGGGCCGATCGGGTCGCCGTTCCCAAAGAAGGTATTGAACGGCAACCCGTCCTCGCCGTAGACGTCCACGAGGTAGTCGCGCACCTCCGGGTCTATCGTCCACTGGTTGAGGAAGGCAACCTGGTTGAACCAGCAGCGCCGGCCGGTATGCGGATGCCGCACCACGGCGCTGCGGCGCTGCCAGGTGCGCAAGGCGCCGTCGGGCTGCCACTCGAACCGGATCGCCTTCGCCCGGCAGTAGCTCTCGACGGCGTGGCGGTCGTCGCTGCCGAAGGCCTCGGCGATCGTGGCCCCGATCTCGTCGTTGTAGTTGCGGATCAGCAGCCACCCTAGCCGCTCGAAGCGTTCGACCAGCTCGGCGGACAGCGCTTGCAGCACAGCCGTCTCGTCGGCCACCGGGGTCGCACCGCCGGCGGATGGCGCCGTGAGACAGGCGAACAGCATCAGGGAGGGGAATTCGAGCGCATAGCTGAGTTCGTGATGCATGCACATGGGCTGGCTGGGCGGCCACTTCGACGAGGAATAGAGGCCCTCGGCGTAGCGCTGCCGGGTGGCGAAGGCCTCCCGCTCGATCATCGGGCTGCCTAGCCGCCGAAAGACGGCTTCGATCCCGGCCACGTCGCGCAAGCCGAGGCCGCGCACGAGCAGCGCACCGTGTTCGACGACGGCGGCTCGCAGCGCGTCGCGGTGCTCGGCGACCCAGCGGCTGGCATCCCCGGCGGCGTCCACCCGCAACAGCGGCGGCTTGCCGGGGCGCACCTCCACATTGAGCGACGCGGTCGGCGGTGAAGACAGTGAGGTCGCAAAGAGTGATGACATATTGTTTTATCTCCTTCAGTAACGACTGTCCGAAAGGCGAGCGTTCAGGAGCCGCTCGCGGCCCTATACGGCGCGCGTGTCGACGTGGCGGGCCAGGTCGGCGAGAACCGGGTGATCGGCCAGGTCCTTCACGGACACCGCACGGTTCAACTTGATCGCCAGCCTCAGCGCCGACAGCGAGGTGCCGCCGAGTTCGAAGAAATGCGCCCTCCGGCCGATCTGGTCCGGCGGGATGCCGAGAATCTCCGCCCAGGCGCCCGCCAGCCGTTGCTCGGTCGGCGTGCTAGCGCGCTCGTCATCGCGTTTGGCCATGTCGAGCTCTCCGGCGAGGGCGGCCAGGGCCTTCCGGTTGATCTTGCCGTTGTCCGTCAACGGCAGCGCTCTCTGCCAATGGAACGCCGACGGAACCATGTAGTGGGGCAGCGACTCACTGAGCTGCTCCTGCAGCGCGTCGGCATCGAGCGGCTGCTCGCCGGAATAGAAGGCCACCAGCTGTTTGCCGCGGTCGGCCCGCTCGGCGACCACGACCGCGCCGTCGCGCACGCCCGGCAAGCACAGCAGCCTGTTCTCGATCTCGCCCAGCTCGATCCGGAAGCCCCGGATCTTGACCTGGGAATCCCGGCGGCCGAGGAACTCCAGCTTGCCTTCGGGCAGCCAGCGGCCAAAGTCGCCGCTGCGGTACAGCCGCTGCCCCGGACGGTGCGGATCGGCCATGAAGGCGCGTTGCGTGCGCTCGGGATCGTTGACGTAGCCACGGCCGACGCAGATTCCGGAGAAGACGATCTCGCCGGGCGCGCCGAGCGGCACCGGCGACAGTTGCTCATCGACGACGTAGACATGCGCATTGTTGACCGCGCGGCCGAGCGGAACGCGCTCGCGGCTGGGCACGCCGTCCATGACCTCATGATTGGTGTCGTCGGAGGTCTCGGTCAGTCCATACACATTCACCAGCCTGATCCCGGGCAGGGCCGCGAACCAGCGCTGCGTCAGCTCCTTCTTCAGCGCCTCGCCGGTGACCGCCACGTAGCGCAGGTCCGGCAGCTCGCGCGGCTGCTGCTCCAGATAGGTCAGGACGACTTCGAGGTAGGACGGCACGACCTGCAGCACGTTGACCCTGGCGTCGACGATCTTGTCGACAAAGCGCTTGGCGTCCAGGATCACCTCCTGCTCGACCAGCAGGGTCCGTCCGCCGACCAGCAGCGCGGACACCAGTTGCCACAGCGAGATATCGAAGCACTGGGGCGCCGTCTGGGCCACCACGGTGCCTTCGCCTATCTTCAGGTCGTCGACCTTGGCGAACAGGTGGTTGACCATGCCCGCGTGCTCGCACATCGCCCCCTTCGGCTCGCCGGTCGAGCCGGAAGTGAAGTAGATGTAGGCGAGCTGGCCGGGCGCGACCTCGACGCCGAGATCGCCGTCGGGAAAGCCCTCTTCGCAGGCCACGTCAATGAACAGCCGCTGGATGCCAGACAGCGAGGCGAGCGCCTGATCAAGCATGGCGGTGCTGCCGCGTTCGGTCAGCACCAGCCGGCAGTCCGCCCGCGTGAGCGTCCGCGCGATGCGCTCGGCCGGGAAATGCGGCTCGATGGGCAAGTACGCCCCACCGGCCTTGAAGATCGCGAGCACGGCGGTCATCCAGTCCAGGTTGCGCTCGGTCACCACGGCGACGACGCCTTCGCGGCCCAGCCCATGCGCCAACAGCATCCGGGCCAGCTGGTTGGCGCGCGCGTTGAGCTGACGATACGTGAGCTGGCTGTCGCCGTGCACGGCCGCGACGGCGTCCGGGCGCGCCCGCACTTGCTCCTCGAACAGCTCGTGCACCCGCTGGTCCGGCAGCTTGCGT is a genomic window containing:
- the istA gene encoding IS21 family transposase yields the protein MLEPEAVTAIVRLGQSGWGAKRIAKTLGIARNTVRHYLRAGGPVPYQQPQRSGVLTGHEAWLREQFLTHKGNCDVVRQLLAKEHGIATSLRTVERACRPYRQELEASRRATIRFETAPGEQMQIDFGQVRIQIGGELVRVYLFVATLGYSRRGFVCPFRHERQSAWFGGIEAAFEHFGGRVQTLLIDNAKALVVEHDMQTRQVRFNSRFEAFCRHWDVRVKACAPFRARTKGKTENGVGYVKKNAIAGYTFESWAALEAHLTRWQREVADTRIHGTTGMAPKERFDGERPHLRPVAGIVPFLQVRELIRRVNAEGCVELDTNAYSVPWRLIGEMVTVAVRAGTVTVHYAGQEVAHHAELAGSRGRQIDRAHLLGVVPPLSEPVPPHGGALLRPLAEYEELVGGGW
- a CDS encoding CHASE domain-containing protein; translated protein: MTSSLHFKVRENQDDSSALPGPVTQPLSRWLQLSLLALAYLGSAQLSLYLAPTSYATPLWPAAGVALCGLLAWGGRCWPAVWLGAFVSDQLSRGLLQGSSTSLSVMALSAALATGAALQAVVGARWLRPVANYAEPQQEERNVLFSLLLGGPLACLISATIGIAALHRFAQLPSEALLATWGTWWAGDSLGVLLVFPLFLPLLPEVRQQWRSSMLQLAVPPFVTCALALAGYVWLGHAERATWNALLSATSEDARDYLTARTAQQLQPVLAMSDLFNTRGEVSREEFERFSRRSLNLFDGLHALVWVPRVPQANRLTVEKEARSAGLDDFVFRQRDRYGRLQPAGERSEYFPFLFIATSSGRSEAFGLDVGVEASSLAAMKRAMDGATITLADREAFYDSKDVGRQDDWRLFVPIYRQGFDARTAGVEARRAALKGFVVGVFYFKEIFAGLDEHAARGAVAYRLSHLEGSSTSLPLFDNRPPALRAMPANRTSIISGLGGRYLLLEVWSLAPWRLGQSVPAMLYLAGSVFVTLFVLTFVLVAAGQNVRIARKVNEGRAQLRANEALLQRVMEASQQGYWDWDLRTNMSVYSDRRYTMLGYEPGELTGRYDEWLQMVHPEDRERVEAQLSDYLAGRVDSYSAEYRMRTKSGEWRWILDHGSVTVRDEDGRPLNMSGIYADIHDRKLAEIALQASQDQLKELNTHLEAMVALRTAALSESEHFRGAVLDALSAHIAVIDGDGCVLATNRAWRVFAAQKGTNAIRVGEGENYFTACEQAGAEGSSIAALIRDVISCARMESCFEYVCHTSSQPLWFQCWITRFPGDGPVRVVLAHEDITSRKQAEQASHNLARQLKATLMAIPDLLVVLDENGVCQSVWAGKKELLSAAQARFLGRSVFDVLPPDAAQEVLVALQEAGAKGLSQGREIQLSLPRGHRWFELSVARKEVAAGAPRCFIVLSRDITQRKDDEVKLRRLNEELEGKVTSRTADLERARQEAEQANQAKSAFLAMMSHEIRTPMNGVIGMIDVLQQTNLKGQQQEMVELIRDSAFSLLGIIEDILDFSKIEAGKLELETVPMTIANVVDDVCSLLDHLADKAGIELTLFTDPGLPEHVLGDPLRLRQVLINLANNAIKFSTGLERAGKVSVRAVLVASGRDQVEVEIRVADNGIGMDETAQARLFHAFSQADASTTRRFGGTGLGLAICYQLVQLMGGQIAVESEVDKGSLFTVRLPFALGQDESKDKNEDECFIGLPCLVIGGGEGLAGDLAVYLESAGAIVTCAPDLPSSKLAFEAWTSGPSIWVIDAGNEPLALDRLRASGGTKPGLDVRFVVIERGRRRRPRAEAADLVTVDGNVLTRRTFLSAVALAAGRGGQDVSAPSSFVQPKVAPRLASREEARRHGRLILVAEDNETNQKVILHQLALLGYTADVAGNGRAALERWQSGDYALLLTDLHMPEMDGYQLTATIRRMEQGARPIPIIALTANTRQGVKRHEDLTPWRHLELTPRVNQLVDVIGSAVAFCSRPLRRLSRSR
- a CDS encoding ATP-binding protein; protein product: MIEPDRLEELLTRLHLTAIRDQLDSLLDEASRAQMTLREALLFLAEREVARRDTRRIQMGMKLARFPCVRTLEGFDFDAQPSIDPGQVRDLATGRWIGHGQALLLLGPPGVGKTHLAVALGREAVERGYTVLFSSAASLMAD
- a CDS encoding ATP-binding protein yields the protein MQLSKPKLLIVDELGYLPLEPAAAHLFFQLVSRRYERASLLITSNRPVGEWGQVFGDAVAATAILDRLLHHSQVVTIRGDSYRLRDKRRSGLLQKATAEPITSTS
- a CDS encoding flagellar protein FlaG → MEALTINSPTLLAAASLSVMALKTSDRMAMTTSSMEHHAGGGNELVSPETVVTEGHLDASISLANDLLRRHSVDLVFEVQRYPNQVVVRLRDTGSGQILKEYSSQAMLTMVAAMSVAIGGLLHDVA